Proteins encoded within one genomic window of Flavobacterium sp. NG2:
- a CDS encoding TonB-dependent receptor, whose product MKFKLLINWKLKVHLITLLLLSCFDVTHGQTAQTITGKVSDEGGVLPGVSVLVKGTTTGTITNFDGVYQIKAKDTDVLVFSFLGYGKKEIKVAGKKQINVVLDSDVTNLKDVVVIGYGTQKKKEVTGSVGQIQAEDLIKNSTSDLGQALQGQITGVNVTASSGEPGAESNISIRGLNSITGFNGPLYIVDGIPQDGNPNLSNNEIETIDVLKDAASAAIYGTRGSGGVILITTKKGKEGKMKIKLDSYYGVQNIYSEIPKANFEEDLYIRLMKLQTLNGTTFNNSFTPLEQNVSQFTNDTDLSKRLLIDNAPIQNHSLNVSGGAKGATYSVVGTFFNQEGSVINSGYDRFNIRANSQLSSGKWTVTTGFGARVDNRQFSTGQLLTSLYTYHPYQADLIPGAPVIEDATQQISDQNTTTTLNAYINRKDNNKGTNFTGNMTIDFELTKNLKLTSRTGIGYTNNNRIRINPSFKLFDVDGNSIPSQIRTGVYNYTSSASNYSIENIITYKKSFGKHNFNLLGVYSAEEYKFQSFSAEKFDLFNNDVTVLDGAISEDRLISSGANDKTNTLTGALARLQYNYKGKYLLSLSARRDGSSRFGSANRFQTFPSVSMGWNISDEDFWKPYKDIANSFKMRASYGTTGNQGIADYSYANTITLQQDYVLGGGSSNVLVNGATQTGFGNPDVKWETSIQKNIGFDLAFLKNRLTLTTDLYETNKKDLLLPVLLPNSTGGAANNGDNGTIVQNIGDMRNIGIEYALNYKSKGKNFNWNTALTYSRNQNRITKLNDGVTISYLANSVVVQGVPNEDLVSAIALGHEAGSFFLIKTNGIIKTQAELDAYNAEFPGIGANLGDLRLVDNLTVDTNGDGIPDKGDGVIDSRTDRQYAGSGTPDFELGWNFNAYYKNFDFSMQWYGSFGAEVINGSKAAGYKYETHKDLVFAWSPQNTDTNIPTNRGRDYINFRGYTDYWLEDGTFARLKNIAVGYSLPKSLLKKMTVSKLRVYLAAQNIITLTKYSGFDPEVGNNGLSTRGIDRGNYPITSQLRAGLQLDF is encoded by the coding sequence ATGAAATTCAAACTATTAATTAATTGGAAACTCAAAGTTCATTTAATAACACTTCTGTTATTATCCTGCTTTGATGTAACGCACGGGCAAACGGCACAAACAATAACAGGAAAAGTATCTGATGAAGGTGGAGTTTTACCTGGTGTAAGTGTACTTGTTAAAGGGACGACAACTGGAACCATAACAAATTTTGATGGTGTTTATCAAATAAAAGCTAAAGATACTGATGTCTTAGTTTTTAGTTTTTTAGGCTATGGAAAAAAAGAAATTAAAGTAGCAGGAAAAAAACAAATTAATGTTGTCTTGGATTCTGATGTAACTAATCTTAAAGACGTTGTCGTAATTGGTTATGGTACTCAGAAAAAGAAAGAAGTAACAGGCTCAGTAGGACAAATTCAGGCTGAGGATTTGATTAAGAACTCCACTTCTGATTTAGGACAGGCATTACAAGGGCAAATTACAGGAGTAAATGTAACAGCAAGTTCAGGAGAACCAGGAGCCGAATCTAATATTTCTATTAGAGGACTTAATTCGATTACAGGTTTTAATGGACCATTGTATATCGTAGATGGAATACCTCAAGATGGGAATCCTAATTTGAGTAATAACGAAATTGAAACTATTGATGTGTTAAAAGATGCCGCATCAGCAGCCATTTATGGAACTCGTGGTTCTGGAGGTGTTATTTTAATTACCACCAAAAAAGGAAAAGAAGGTAAAATGAAAATTAAATTAGATAGTTATTATGGAGTACAAAATATCTACTCTGAAATTCCTAAAGCTAATTTTGAAGAAGATTTGTATATCCGTTTAATGAAATTACAAACTTTAAACGGTACTACTTTTAATAATTCATTTACTCCATTAGAACAAAATGTTTCACAATTTACTAATGATACCGACTTGTCTAAAAGGTTATTAATAGACAATGCTCCTATTCAAAACCACTCTTTAAATGTTTCTGGAGGAGCAAAAGGAGCTACTTATAGTGTAGTAGGAACTTTTTTTAATCAAGAAGGATCAGTAATCAACTCGGGTTATGACCGTTTTAATATTAGAGCAAACTCACAATTAAGTAGCGGAAAGTGGACCGTAACCACCGGATTTGGAGCTAGAGTAGATAATAGACAGTTTTCAACGGGACAATTATTAACGAGTCTTTATACCTATCATCCTTATCAAGCCGATTTAATTCCAGGTGCTCCCGTAATTGAAGACGCAACACAACAAATATCAGATCAAAATACAACCACCACTCTAAATGCATATATCAATAGAAAGGACAACAATAAAGGGACCAACTTTACTGGAAATATGACTATTGATTTTGAATTAACAAAAAATTTAAAATTAACATCAAGAACAGGTATTGGATATACTAACAACAACAGAATTAGAATTAATCCAAGTTTTAAACTTTTTGATGTGGATGGGAATTCTATCCCTTCTCAAATACGTACTGGAGTTTATAATTACACCAGTAGTGCTAGTAATTACTCAATTGAAAACATCATTACTTACAAAAAATCATTTGGAAAACATAATTTCAATTTATTAGGGGTGTACTCAGCAGAGGAATATAAATTTCAATCTTTTTCAGCAGAGAAGTTTGATTTATTTAATAATGACGTTACTGTACTTGATGGCGCAATATCCGAAGACCGATTAATTAGTTCAGGAGCTAATGACAAGACTAACACATTGACTGGAGCATTAGCAAGATTGCAATACAATTACAAAGGGAAATACTTGTTAAGTTTAAGTGCAAGACGAGATGGCTCATCAAGATTTGGAAGTGCGAACAGATTTCAAACCTTTCCATCTGTGTCGATGGGATGGAATATCTCTGATGAAGACTTTTGGAAACCTTATAAGGATATAGCCAATAGTTTTAAAATGAGAGCGAGTTATGGTACCACAGGTAACCAAGGAATCGCTGATTACTCTTATGCTAATACTATTACACTTCAACAAGATTATGTTTTAGGAGGTGGTTCTTCAAATGTATTAGTAAATGGAGCGACACAAACGGGTTTTGGAAATCCTGATGTAAAATGGGAAACCTCTATTCAAAAAAATATTGGATTTGATCTTGCTTTTCTTAAGAACAGACTTACTTTGACCACAGACCTTTATGAAACCAATAAAAAAGACCTGCTTTTACCTGTACTTTTACCTAATTCTACAGGTGGAGCTGCAAACAATGGAGATAATGGAACTATCGTTCAAAACATTGGAGACATGAGGAATATTGGTATTGAGTATGCTTTAAATTATAAATCAAAAGGGAAAAACTTCAATTGGAACACTGCACTTACTTATTCTAGAAATCAAAACAGAATTACGAAGTTAAATGACGGAGTAACCATTTCTTATTTAGCAAATAGTGTTGTGGTACAAGGGGTACCTAATGAAGATTTAGTTTCGGCCATTGCATTAGGTCATGAAGCAGGTTCGTTTTTCTTAATTAAGACTAATGGAATTATAAAAACACAAGCAGAATTAGATGCTTACAATGCTGAATTCCCTGGTATTGGTGCAAATTTGGGAGATTTAAGATTAGTTGATAATCTCACAGTGGATACAAATGGAGATGGAATTCCAGACAAAGGCGATGGAGTTATCGATTCAAGAACGGATAGACAATATGCAGGAAGTGGAACACCAGATTTTGAATTAGGTTGGAACTTTAATGCTTATTATAAAAATTTCGATTTTTCAATGCAATGGTATGGATCCTTTGGTGCTGAAGTGATTAATGGTAGTAAAGCAGCTGGGTATAAATATGAAACCCATAAGGATTTAGTATTTGCTTGGAGCCCGCAAAACACAGATACTAATATCCCGACTAATAGAGGTCGTGATTATATCAACTTTAGAGGATATACTGATTATTGGTTAGAAGATGGCACATTTGCTAGATTGAAAAATATTGCAGTGGGCTATTCTTTACCTAAATCATTACTTAAAAAAATGACGGTATCAAAATTAAGAGTCTATCTTGCTGCTCAAAACATTATTACGTTGACCAAATATTCTGGATTTGACCCTGAAGTGGGGAATAATGGATTAAGTACAAGAGGTATCGACCGAGGAAATTATCCTATAACTTCTCAATTAAGAGCAGGTTTACAATTAGATTTTTAA
- a CDS encoding sulfatase, with amino-acid sequence MNFKTITSFTLALIASTSLVAQKSNKKAQKPNIIYIMSDDHTSQAFGIYGSRLAKLNPTPTLDKIAKEGIIFDNCFVNNSICTPSRASILSGQYSQANGVLDLEGELPMERQYLPIELKKLGYQTALIGKWHLEAQPNFDYYNVLTQHGGQGSYFDPYLTETEMPYAKPDAAKQLGKQYQGHSTDVITDISINWLKNKRDKNKPFVLFHHYKAPHDNFEYAPRYKDYLENVEIPEPASLYDNKNNGSIGTRGVNDALIHDIGSSVSKRNTIRSQGMMLWDKNSVKNSDPNFDPAKKIRDDMSGRDYTHATYQEYLKRYLRCVKGVDDNVARLVAFLKKEGLYDNTIIIYTGDQGFMLGEHDYIDKRWMYEESMRMPFFVRFPEKIKAGLRTDAIINNTDFAPTIIELAGGKAPKQMQGHSFKKVLETGKEPKGWQQSTYYRYWMHMAHAHANPAHFGIRTKKYKLIFFYGKYWVDTQDPNADWNKKSWGNRFTFDTPAAWEFYDLSKDPQEMNNAYRDPAYKNIIADLKKQLVTKRKELNEEDGAKFPHIQKVIDAHWND; translated from the coding sequence ATGAATTTCAAAACAATTACTTCATTTACCCTTGCTTTGATTGCATCTACGAGTTTAGTGGCTCAAAAAAGCAATAAAAAAGCCCAAAAACCAAATATTATTTACATCATGTCTGATGACCATACCTCACAGGCATTTGGTATTTACGGCAGTCGCTTGGCTAAATTGAATCCTACACCCACCTTAGATAAAATTGCAAAAGAAGGAATCATCTTTGATAATTGTTTTGTAAACAATTCGATTTGTACTCCTAGTCGTGCTTCAATCCTTTCAGGCCAATACAGTCAGGCTAATGGAGTACTTGACCTTGAGGGCGAATTACCAATGGAAAGACAATATTTGCCTATCGAATTGAAAAAATTAGGCTATCAAACGGCACTTATTGGAAAATGGCATTTGGAAGCACAACCTAATTTTGATTACTACAATGTATTGACACAACATGGAGGCCAAGGTTCTTATTTTGATCCGTATTTGACCGAAACAGAAATGCCTTACGCCAAACCGGATGCAGCCAAACAACTAGGCAAACAATACCAAGGGCATAGTACCGATGTGATTACCGATATTTCTATCAATTGGTTAAAAAACAAAAGAGATAAAAACAAGCCTTTCGTTTTATTTCATCATTACAAAGCGCCTCATGATAATTTTGAGTATGCTCCACGCTACAAAGATTATTTAGAGAATGTTGAAATTCCCGAACCTGCTAGTTTGTATGATAATAAAAACAATGGCTCCATAGGAACTCGTGGAGTAAACGATGCGTTGATTCATGACATTGGTTCCTCAGTGTCTAAAAGAAATACTATTCGTAGTCAAGGGATGATGCTGTGGGATAAAAACTCGGTAAAAAACTCAGATCCAAATTTTGACCCAGCCAAGAAAATTCGTGATGATATGTCTGGTAGAGACTATACGCATGCCACTTATCAAGAATATTTAAAGCGTTATTTGCGTTGTGTAAAAGGAGTGGATGACAATGTTGCCCGATTAGTCGCTTTTTTGAAAAAAGAAGGGTTGTATGATAATACGATAATCATTTACACAGGTGACCAAGGATTTATGCTAGGAGAACATGATTATATCGACAAACGATGGATGTATGAAGAGTCTATGCGTATGCCATTTTTCGTTCGTTTTCCAGAGAAAATCAAAGCAGGTCTTCGTACGGATGCCATTATCAACAATACCGACTTTGCACCAACCATCATTGAGTTAGCAGGCGGGAAAGCCCCAAAACAAATGCAAGGTCATAGTTTCAAAAAAGTATTAGAAACAGGAAAAGAACCAAAAGGATGGCAACAATCCACTTATTACAGGTATTGGATGCATATGGCACATGCCCATGCGAACCCAGCTCATTTTGGTATTCGAACAAAAAAATACAAATTAATCTTTTTCTATGGTAAATATTGGGTAGATACCCAAGACCCAAATGCCGATTGGAACAAAAAAAGTTGGGGAAATCGTTTTACGTTCGATACACCAGCGGCTTGGGAGTTTTATGATTTAAGCAAAGACCCTCAGGAGATGAACAATGCGTATAGGGACCCCGCTTATAAAAATATCATTGCCGATTTGAAAAAACAACTCGTAACAAAAAGAAAAGAACTCAACGAAGAAGACGGAGCTAAATTTCCGCACATTCAAAAAGTAATTGATGCTCACTGGAACGATTAA
- a CDS encoding RagB/SusD family nutrient uptake outer membrane protein has product MKKYMYAKLLIALAIILTVTSCQKDWLTETNPNLISTDNFWRDTKDLQTGLTAVYKAFSSSQNHALIQELARTDLAWANGFQRPSNTNPYYLQIFTNAETPINNKWAANYTTIFRANQVILAAEKIIPTLTVAADIELANKILAQARFLRGFHYFNLYHSFNEGKLPIFEDVPVNEADFYKPLQTAETVKNFFLADLQYAVKNLPPTWTGKDKGRVTAGAAEALIGQTYLYENKFDVAAPYFKRVIENYGYKLMPNIGSNFTTMDELNDESILEISYATGYTDNYNNYDWRDVASTAGLQLQFTGVSGTYFGAVAANWLIKEYRNDPMDTQDERNYTIDKTTGNKRLRKFSQRTSWSVALVDDIDMPYYLRAETGQAANFNVNMTCFWRKHTNWDLTRGENILSPGKVRSGVNERLIRLGGIHLQYAECLIEMGQIDEALVQINKVRRRSGLQLLGLVGTGEFPTNDHDNVSYTAETLKKHLRYKEYPLELSAEGYGCERNVDLRRWGVKKQRFQELAARRYYAQHFVVKDEITGNNVTRWQSIVTEVTPTDPLANPAWNEFQEAAKNYNEAAHAYFPLPNGEILTNPRLYENIVN; this is encoded by the coding sequence ATGAAAAAATATATGTATGCCAAACTTTTAATAGCATTGGCAATAATCCTAACAGTAACTAGTTGCCAAAAAGACTGGTTGACTGAAACCAATCCAAACTTGATTTCAACAGATAATTTTTGGAGAGATACTAAAGATTTGCAAACTGGTTTAACAGCAGTATATAAAGCTTTTTCTTCTTCTCAAAACCATGCACTTATTCAAGAGCTAGCTCGTACTGATTTAGCTTGGGCAAATGGATTTCAGAGACCTAGTAACACGAATCCTTATTACTTGCAAATTTTTACCAATGCAGAAACACCTATTAATAATAAATGGGCTGCTAATTATACGACTATTTTTAGAGCCAATCAAGTGATTCTAGCTGCAGAAAAAATTATTCCTACTTTAACAGTAGCTGCGGATATAGAATTGGCTAATAAGATATTAGCCCAAGCACGTTTCTTAAGAGGTTTTCATTATTTTAATTTGTACCATTCATTTAACGAAGGGAAATTACCAATTTTTGAAGATGTTCCAGTTAATGAAGCTGATTTTTACAAACCACTTCAAACCGCTGAAACCGTTAAGAATTTCTTTTTAGCAGACTTGCAGTATGCGGTTAAAAATTTACCTCCAACTTGGACAGGAAAAGACAAAGGTAGAGTAACAGCAGGAGCTGCAGAGGCTTTGATTGGTCAAACTTATTTATATGAAAATAAATTTGATGTAGCAGCTCCTTATTTTAAAAGAGTTATTGAGAATTATGGATATAAGTTAATGCCTAATATTGGAAGTAATTTTACAACCATGGACGAATTAAATGATGAATCAATTCTTGAAATTTCATATGCAACTGGTTATACAGATAATTATAATAATTATGACTGGAGAGATGTAGCAAGTACTGCTGGATTGCAACTACAATTTACAGGGGTTTCAGGAACTTACTTTGGTGCTGTTGCTGCCAACTGGTTGATTAAAGAGTATCGTAATGATCCTATGGACACACAGGATGAGCGTAATTATACTATTGATAAAACAACTGGTAATAAGCGTCTTAGAAAATTCAGTCAAAGAACTTCTTGGTCTGTGGCACTTGTTGATGATATTGATATGCCTTATTACTTAAGAGCTGAAACTGGACAAGCGGCAAACTTCAATGTGAACATGACTTGTTTTTGGAGAAAACATACCAATTGGGATTTAACAAGAGGTGAAAATATTCTATCTCCTGGGAAGGTTCGTTCTGGTGTAAACGAGAGATTGATAAGATTAGGTGGTATTCATTTACAATATGCTGAATGTTTAATTGAAATGGGACAAATAGATGAAGCATTAGTTCAAATCAACAAAGTAAGAAGACGTTCTGGCTTGCAATTATTAGGGCTTGTGGGAACAGGAGAATTCCCTACTAATGACCATGACAATGTAAGTTATACTGCTGAAACCTTGAAAAAACATTTAAGATACAAAGAGTATCCATTGGAATTATCTGCTGAAGGTTACGGTTGTGAAAGAAACGTTGACTTGAGAAGATGGGGTGTAAAAAAACAACGTTTTCAAGAATTAGCTGCTCGTAGATATTATGCACAACATTTTGTTGTAAAAGATGAAATTACAGGAAACAATGTGACAAGATGGCAATCGATTGTGACAGAAGTTACTCCAACTGATCCATTAGCCAATCCGGCTTGGAATGAATTTCAAGAGGCAGCTAAAAATTATAATGAAGCTGCTCATGCATATTTCCCTCTACCAAACGGTGAGATCTTAACCAATCCTAGATTATACGAAAATATTGTAAATTAA
- a CDS encoding RagB/SusD family nutrient uptake outer membrane protein — translation MKKIINTKITVILALAILIAGCSNDFLDQKNPNETTTDTFWRDANDLSFGLVAVYNAFKDQDIMLLREETYRSDISWPGFGRPTTDNVYYLQTFNNSASAPNLKWAALYTGIFRANQVIKAYERIAPTLTREADIANAKLYNAEARALRGLFYFYLYTSFNNGSVPLFDFVPLAGKDFQQPLSPAETIKDFYIKDFEFALPLLPKTWTATNKGRMTAGAVTALLGQSYLYEKNYPKATELLKKVITDFGYTLTADIGSNFTTRDEHNSESILEINYSVDFKSGIGVNDAQQVSNSLGSLMTPAPVGGFRSLLPSSWLVMEYKNEKPDVTDPRNVAVAADGTTKVRKYSLRASQSLALVDDEFTPYYQRPTAGEATIFNSNETAYFRKYSNWDIVSNEKLVASSFYRSGINYRVLRLADVYLMYAEALIAGGTNNAGVEEALLYINKVRRRSAVQLLGPIGSGEFPSNDHNDITYTAQTLMNHLMYVERPLELAFEGHAIRTIDMRRWGIAKTRFQELATRRYYATHYTFKNSTGANVTRWTSVLHNASESPTTPIDPNFSEFGNTAVNFNPAVHSYWPLPNTELASNSGL, via the coding sequence ATGAAAAAAATAATTAATACTAAAATAACGGTAATTTTAGCCCTAGCTATACTAATTGCTGGATGTAGCAATGATTTTTTGGATCAAAAAAATCCAAATGAAACTACTACCGATACTTTTTGGAGAGATGCCAATGATTTATCATTTGGACTTGTAGCAGTTTATAATGCGTTTAAAGATCAGGACATTATGTTACTTCGAGAAGAAACTTATCGTAGTGATATATCATGGCCAGGTTTTGGAAGACCAACAACAGACAATGTTTATTATTTACAAACCTTTAATAATTCAGCAAGTGCACCTAACCTAAAGTGGGCTGCTTTGTACACTGGAATCTTTAGAGCTAATCAAGTAATAAAAGCTTATGAAAGAATTGCTCCAACCTTAACTAGAGAAGCTGATATTGCAAATGCGAAACTGTATAACGCTGAAGCAAGAGCACTTAGAGGATTGTTTTATTTTTATTTATATACTTCCTTTAATAATGGTTCAGTACCACTTTTTGATTTCGTTCCACTTGCAGGTAAAGACTTCCAACAACCTTTGAGTCCTGCAGAAACGATTAAAGATTTTTATATAAAGGATTTTGAGTTTGCTTTACCACTTTTACCTAAAACATGGACTGCAACAAACAAAGGAAGAATGACAGCTGGAGCTGTTACTGCTTTGTTAGGGCAAAGTTATCTTTATGAAAAAAATTATCCAAAGGCTACTGAATTATTAAAAAAAGTAATTACTGATTTTGGATATACTTTGACTGCAGATATAGGAAGTAATTTTACAACAAGAGATGAACACAACTCGGAGTCTATTTTAGAAATCAATTATTCAGTTGATTTTAAAAGCGGAATTGGAGTAAATGATGCGCAACAAGTTTCTAATTCATTGGGTTCATTAATGACGCCTGCACCTGTAGGAGGATTTAGATCCTTATTACCATCATCTTGGTTGGTTATGGAATATAAAAATGAAAAACCTGATGTTACTGACCCACGAAATGTTGCTGTAGCAGCAGACGGTACTACTAAAGTAAGAAAGTACAGTCTAAGAGCTTCGCAATCATTAGCCCTAGTTGATGATGAGTTTACGCCGTATTATCAACGTCCTACGGCTGGTGAAGCAACTATATTTAATTCAAATGAAACGGCATATTTTAGAAAATATTCAAACTGGGATATTGTTTCTAATGAAAAACTAGTAGCATCTTCTTTTTACCGCTCTGGTATTAATTATCGAGTACTTCGATTGGCTGATGTATATTTAATGTATGCCGAAGCTTTAATTGCAGGAGGAACCAATAATGCAGGAGTAGAGGAAGCTTTATTATACATCAATAAAGTAAGAAGACGTTCAGCAGTTCAATTATTGGGACCTATTGGCTCTGGTGAATTTCCTTCAAATGACCATAATGATATCACTTATACTGCTCAAACTTTAATGAATCACTTAATGTATGTAGAAAGACCATTAGAATTAGCATTCGAAGGCCATGCGATAAGAACTATTGATATGAGACGTTGGGGGATTGCTAAAACACGTTTTCAAGAACTAGCTACTAGAAGATATTATGCTACTCATTATACCTTTAAAAATTCAACAGGAGCAAATGTAACGCGTTGGACTTCAGTCTTACATAATGCTAGCGAAAGTCCAACTACGCCTATTGATCCTAATTTTAGTGAATTTGGAAATACTGCGGTAAACTTTAATCCCGCTGTTCATTCTTATTGGCCACTACCTAATACTGAATTAGCTTCTAACAGTGGTCTTTAA